AACGGTTAGCATATAGAATTGTAAAGGCTCAGTAGCAAATATAAATCCCATGGTGGATACACTTCTTAAAAAATCACAAAAAATCATTATTTTAAGAACGTTAAATTTGCTAATGATTTGGTTGATCAAAAACGGTAGTAAAATACTTGGGAGAAAACGACATATCATTAAAACTCCTACTGAAATTGGATCATTTGTTAAATCATATAATATTATTGGAATTACAACGTAACTTGCCCAATCCCCCAAAACTGAAACTGTTTCACCAATAATCAACCATTCTAGGTCACTTTTTTTAAAAAAATTAAATGTTTTCATTTTTGCTTCTCCAATAAATTAATACCAAAAGAATGCATATCTTAAGTAGAACCGAAAATGCATTATTTTAGTTTTTAGTCTAAAACGTTGAAACCTTTAGTTATACATGCAAAATTTTAACATATAATTATTACCAACAATGTCGTTATTTGTAATTTGAAAGTAATTTTTCCTACTTACTTTAGGTATTTATTACATAATGGAAATGGACAAGTTGCAAATAAATTCCCTACTTTTGCGCGCGGAATTCCCCAAATTTGCATAGCTCATTGCCGACACCTAACAGTTTCGATGATGATAAGATTGATCAGGAAAAGCAAAAACAATTTGAACGGTATTGGAAAGTCTTTAAGAAAGAATTGAAAGCTAAAGTTTCAGTTAAAATTATTGATGACAAAGGCTATAACCTTAAGCTTGATTTATAACAGAAACATTCTTATGAGGAAGGTTTCAAGTGAAAAAATACAAAAAATTAATTGCTATAATGTTAACAATCTGTTTGCTATTCCCAATATTAGGTACCACAATGGCAATGGCTGCCACCTTTGTTGCAGCATCCGGTACCTTTTACTATGATCCCTGGTGCTCAGATTATGGAATTAAAAGACAATATTTTACAATAGAATATCAAGGAGATGAGTATGAAGGTGTCGAGAGTGGGTCTAGTTACCAAGCAGTAGAAAAACAAGATTTTTTTATGTAGAGAAGCGCAAATAATTACCCAATTTGGCCATCTGAAGTTGGAAATGGTGATGGCATTATAGAAAAAGTTGAACTTCAAACAAGTACAGCGAATGGTTCCCTAGCGAAAAAACTTCTTCTGTAACTACAAACACATTTTAAAACATTCTATTTGCATTGCTTTCCAGGATGTCAAAATAATTATAAAAATATTCTCTGGAGGGGTACATGCTGAAAAAATATGTTTATATAATATTGAATGTTTCTACTAATTGCTGCTTACTCCTGTCAATCAAAAAACACTATAGATTTAGAGCTAAAAGTTCCTGAGGCGATGATTATTAATTCCTCCGAATTCATTCAGAAAATTGAAAAATTAAAGTTACAAAGATCGGCTGGGTCTAATGAGGAATTAGTAAAAGTAATTTTTGAGAGCAGAGAAGTTATAGACGATGAGCAGCTAATCAACGAAATATTTAAAGAAATAAATAGCCTTAAAGCTCGGATTATACGTGATAAAAACTATAAACCTAGCCATGAAATATTATTTTCTTTTGATTTAATAGACAACAAAGAGAGAGGAGTTGAAGGAACTAGTTATAAGAACGATTTAAGATATATTATCGTAGCAAAGGATAAATCCATTGTGATACCATTGTTAACCGAAGACGGTAAATCAGTTTTTTTTGCTAAAGCTAAAATTAGCCAAGAATTTTTTAATAAATTAAAAGCTCTTGAAGAAGTAAGCGTCAAATAGCTCCCACCTAGCCCACCATCCTTCTTTATGAGATACTCTATCAAAATAGAGCTGATAAAGTAAGTCTCGATTTTAAAGGTTTTTAGAGAGCCTATGAGGAAATTACCTATCGTCGTCGCAAGAAACAAGGGCACCGTGAGGCGCAGTTGGAAAACCTGCCGGTAGAGACCATCGAATACCGCCTGCCTCCCGAAGAACAGGTATGTCCCTGTTGTGGCGAATCGTTACATGAAATGAGTACCACCTGTATTGTCGGGAAGTTTAGTTTTCCCCCTCAGCCATGGCTTACATTATGACACAAAAATATGTGGAAGGCATGCCGCTTTATCGTCAGGAGCAGCAGTTGTCCCGTCTGGGTATAGAACTGTCCAGGCAAACTTTGGCCAACTGGATGGTCCAGGGTGCAGAACGATGGCTGTATCCCCTATACGAGAGGATGCACCAGCATCTGCTGAAGCGAGATATCTTGCATTCTGACGAAACTACCTTGCAAGTGTTGCGTGAACCAGGCCGCCCGGCAGAAAGTACGTCTTACCTATGGCTTTACCGTACCGGACGGGAAGGCCCGGCAATAGTCCTCTATGATTACCGGACGACCCGGGCGAGCAAGCATCCCTGCCGGTTTTTATCAGGTTTTAAGGGGTATTTGCACGTCGACGGCTATGCCGGCTATAATGGGCTGCCAGACATCACGTTAGTTGGATGTTGGGCCCATGCCCGGCGCAAGTTTGATGAGGCGCTTAAAGCGTTGCCGGTGGAAAAGCGCAATACAGCGTAGCTGCCAAAGAGGGATTGGAATTCTGCAATCAACTCAGGGAGGAACTTGCCAGAGGGAAATCATTGTAGCTAACAGCTATCAGCCATCAGCTGGCAGCTATTAGCTATTAGCTGTCAGCTATCAGCCTTCAGCTTTTAGCTTTAAGCTATTGGCTATTAGCCTGAAATCCTTAGCTTTTGGCTTAGCAGAGTTGCTGATTGTCACTTGAAAAAGACAAAAAATCTGCCCTTACGCAGAGCAGATTGCTAGCCGAGATTTAAAAACTCAAGCAGATATAACCAATTAAAGAATGCAAGCTAAAGATTGGCAGCAACTAGCCGTTAGCTGCTGGCTGACAGCTTAGCTTTTAGCTGATAGCTACTAGCCGCTAGCTGCTGGCTTACAGCTGACGGCTAGGATCACCGGCTACTGGCTATTTGGCTGCCGGCGGTTCTTTTCACCCTTAAAACAGGTATATTGCACACCAATGCTACTGAATCGCTTTCGTTAGCGAAACTAACTTCCAGGTTGTTTCGGTCAATCTCCATATATTCGGAAATTACCCTGATTAGATCTTCTTTAAGGGACTGTAGTATCTGTGGTGACATATCGGCCCTGTCATGAACCAATACCAAGCGCAACCGCTCCTTTGCCACTTTTTTGCTTGCAGAAGCCGTATCCCTTCCAAATACCCGTTGTAAAAATTCTAACACTGTTCCACGCCTCCTGTCCCGAAATACTTACCCTACTCCGAAGAGCCTTTTAAGCTTACCCATAAAACCCTCGTTTGCCTCCAAATTCATTAACGGCACATCTTCACCGGTAACCCGACGGGCAATATTGCGGTATGCTTCCCCGGCTTTGGAGTTCTTATCTAAAACAGCAGGCTCCCCTTTGTTGGTGGAAATAACTATGGCCTCGTCCTCCGGAACAACGCCCAGAAGCCCAATTGCTAAGATATCGATCATGTCATCGATATCCATCATATCGCCTTTTTTGACCATATTAGGCCTCAGCCGGTTAATAATCAATTTGGGATCTCTAAGTTCAGCAGCTTCCAATAAACCGATAATCCTGTCCGCATCCCTGACAGCCGCTACTTCGGGAGTCGTTACCACAATAGCCTTCTCCGCTCCCGCGATAGCATTTTTAAAGCCTTGCTCTATACCTGCAGGACAATCAATGATCACATAATCAAAATCACCCTTGAGCTGGGCGCAAAGTTCCTTCATTTGCTCCGGGGAAACCGCGGTCTTATCCTTTGTTTGGGCTGCGGGAAGGAGGCACATATCTTCAAAACGCTTGTCCTTAATCAGCGCCTGCTTTAGCCGGCAGTTGCCGTTTACCACATCTACGATATCGTATACAATTCTGTTTTCCAAACCTAAAACCACATCCAGGTTACGCAAACCAATATCGGTATCAACCAGCACAACTTTTTTACCCATGGCTGCTAAACCGGTACCTATGTTTGCGCTGGTAGTAGTTTTCCCTACTCCCCCTTTACCTGAGGTAATTACAATTACTTCTCCCATACTTCTTCCTCCTCTTTACGCATATCGGTCCATGAAATGTTTTTAAAATAGATTCAGGTGACGGTTGGAGTTGGGGTGGTATTTTTCAATCACCACAACACCATTTTGAATTCTGGCTATTTCCGGTTGATCCGGCTTGATTTCCTCCCCGTCGGGGGCACGGGTAATATGATTAGCAATCCTTAGCTGTGTTGGCTGTAACCTAAAAGCAGCAACCACCGCTTTTTCGCTGCCCGTAGCTCCGGCATGCGCAACCCCTCTTAAATGACCCATCACGATAATGTTACCTCCGGCCACTATTTCCCCGCCGGGATTTACATCTCCCATTACTACAACATTTCCGGGGTAACGAATACTTTGACCCGACCTTATGGTCCGCTGGATTAAAATTGTATTTTCGTCGGAAATGGCTACATCATCGTGAACAGTACCAAATTCCTTTTGAGCAATACCCAGAGTATCATCTCGGCTAGAAGTTGCCTCGGAAACTCTTTTTTTGGCAAGCAAGGAGGAAGGTTGTCCCATTAATTGAGAATTATTAAATGTCGAGGTTGAAATTTTCATCAACTTTTTCCTCCTAAGATAAATGGTGAAACCCTTGCTGCGCCTGTTAGGATGGCAATTACTTAAAGTAGTACTGAATTACAACTTACAAAGTTAACCATCTATCTCGAAAATAGCTATAACGTTTATGTCCTGTCGCTCCACTGCTCATCTCAGTCCATGCTGCTCGTCCGCTTTCAGTCCTTGCCCTCGCAGGGTGCTCTAAGGATTCAGACAAAGGTCGCTTCCACGGACATAACGTATATAATAATTTTCATTGTACGTCCGGTGCTGCGAAACTGCATGGGGGTCTAAGCTCAAAACAAGTTTCCCAGAACGCAAAAGCATGGCGAAAGTATATTTCTTGTGTCAAACTATTTCTAAAAAGAGTAGCATTTGCTAGTCTTTATGTTTCTACGCAGGTAAAACCAAATCCTGCTATAGATAGAAAAAAACGAGGGGCTTTTTTCCTCGTTTTTCCTGCAAAATCGGACAGATTAACCGAACTGAAGACATGCTTCAACAACACTCACTGCCTCAATTGAGACATACTTTACCTTTCTAATCTTCCATTGGTATTTCCGCCGGAAGATCTTCGTTTAACGGTGATTCCAAGGTCCTATCTTTTATATTTTCATTTACCGGATTAATCCCGAAGTATTCTTCAAATACGGCTTTAGCCACTTTACCTGCTGAAGCTCCGCCGCTTTCCCCATACTCAATAAGACCTGCAAAAGCAATCTGCGGGTTATCATAGGGAGCAAAAGCTACAAATACACCATGGAATTCCTTTCTTTTGTCATCACCGGCCCTGCCTGTCTGGGCAGTCCCTGTTTTGGCGCCAACCTTGATCTCAGCAGGGAAGTTCTTGAATAAACTGTAAGCTGTACCGCCAGGCTGGGTAACAGCCAGCATTCCTTTGCGGGCTTCAGCTAAAATTTGCGGATCTAATGATACTCTATGCTTAAGCTTCGGCCTGAACTCTTTCAGTACTTTGCCGTCAGGCGATATGATTTTACTGACCAGGTAAGGTTGATAGCGATTTCCACCGTTAGCCAAAGTGGCAATATAGTTGGCCAGTTGTAAAATAGTATAGTTATTGTCCCCCTGACCGATAGACGTGTTATAAGTTTCGTAAGGCCTCCACTTTACATAGAAATCATAATCAATTTTATACCTTGACTCTTCTATTTTTAAGGCTTGCTCTTTCTCCCTCAAAAGCTGTTTGCGCTCCCTTTCATTGTCCGCCTGCTCCAGGAGCTTCCCGTATTTAGCTTCGATTTCAGCCACCTTTTCTTGGTGCTTTTCTTCAACCCAGCTTTCATTCAGTTCAGCCTTCCGTTCCGGTGAAGGCAGTATTCCGGCAGCCTCACCTAAAAGATCGCTGATACCGGTTTTTTCTCCCAACCCGAATTCTTTGGCCACTTTATCAATCCACTCTATTCCTGCTTTTTCGCCCGCATACTGGAAAAAAGTATTGCAAGAGACCGCAATAGCACGGTAAAAGTCTACCACCCCATGCACATCCCAGCACTTAATATATGGTGGCTTCCAATACCTTCCTGTACAGGTGACTTTATCGGTGGCCTTGACGTTACCCGAGGCCAGAGCAGCCATCCCTGTAATCATTTTAAAGGTTGAGCCAGGTGGATATGTTGCCTGTATTGCCCGGTTAAAAACGGGCAGCAGTTTTTGGTCATTATAGTAAGAGAGCTTCTGAGCAAAAGAGCCGTCTACAAAGTCATTAGGGTTCATGTCCGGTTTCGAGGCAATGGCCAGAATT
This region of Zhaonella formicivorans genomic DNA includes:
- the minE gene encoding cell division topological specificity factor MinE, whose product is MLEFLQRVFGRDTASASKKVAKERLRLVLVHDRADMSPQILQSLKEDLIRVISEYMEIDRNNLEVSFANESDSVALVCNIPVLRVKRTAGSQIASSR
- the mrdA gene encoding penicillin-binding protein 2, whose translation is MDEQRKRLERTLKLFLVAIIFIFASLSIRLFFLQVIGAEEFQTKSEKNRIRLLEIEARRGDILDRNNQVLATSKPVFTISLSHLDDKEEQERSIVKLAEILQMPELTADVIRDKVKKHTRKFEPVEIVTIPWGKESVELISRIEENRPELPGVNILEQPMRYYPNGSLAGHLLGFIGRIDQQELEKYGRDTYGLNDKIGKTGLERVYELVFQGGKEIGLRGKKGAQQVEVNARGQVVGELPLNIQPVPGNSLQLTIDGKLQKVMEKSMDEVIAEVKKKFPKAGAGGAVVIDVKTGAILAIASKPDMNPNDFVDGSFAQKLSYYNDQKLLPVFNRAIQATYPPGSTFKMITGMAALASGNVKATDKVTCTGRYWKPPYIKCWDVHGVVDFYRAIAVSCNTFFQYAGEKAGIEWIDKVAKEFGLGEKTGISDLLGEAAGILPSPERKAELNESWVEEKHQEKVAEIEAKYGKLLEQADNERERKQLLREKEQALKIEESRYKIDYDFYVKWRPYETYNTSIGQGDNNYTILQLANYIATLANGGNRYQPYLVSKIISPDGKVLKEFRPKLKHRVSLDPQILAEARKGMLAVTQPGGTAYSLFKNFPAEIKVGAKTGTAQTGRAGDDKRKEFHGVFVAFAPYDNPQIAFAGLIEYGESGGASAGKVAKAVFEEYFGINPVNENIKDRTLESPLNEDLPAEIPMED
- the minD gene encoding septum site-determining protein MinD, giving the protein MGEVIVITSGKGGVGKTTTSANIGTGLAAMGKKVVLVDTDIGLRNLDVVLGLENRIVYDIVDVVNGNCRLKQALIKDKRFEDMCLLPAAQTKDKTAVSPEQMKELCAQLKGDFDYVIIDCPAGIEQGFKNAIAGAEKAIVVTTPEVAAVRDADRIIGLLEAAELRDPKLIINRLRPNMVKKGDMMDIDDMIDILAIGLLGVVPEDEAIVISTNKGEPAVLDKNSKAGEAYRNIARRVTGEDVPLMNLEANEGFMGKLKRLFGVG
- the minC gene encoding septum site-determining protein MinC: MKISTSTFNNSQLMGQPSSLLAKKRVSEATSSRDDTLGIAQKEFGTVHDDVAISDENTILIQRTIRSGQSIRYPGNVVVMGDVNPGGEIVAGGNIIVMGHLRGVAHAGATGSEKAVVAAFRLQPTQLRIANHITRAPDGEEIKPDQPEIARIQNGVVVIEKYHPNSNRHLNLF